Within the Gossypium raimondii isolate GPD5lz chromosome 12, ASM2569854v1, whole genome shotgun sequence genome, the region TCCATGCAAATTTGACCTCATTGCTGATGTCCAAATAGATGCTGAAGTCCAACAGATCCCTCACACGCTCATCGAACCTATATATTAGGACAAAACCACTCTTTCAGTAGGTATTTCGAATAAAGATTTGTAGTAAAAGTgataaagaaaactattaaaatataccggaaattaaaaaaaaaattagactcgTAATAATGCAACATTCTGTAAACCAGTAACAGTCAgagaaattcaataaaaatagacGGTAGGGGCCAAAAACTTTTGCAATGAAGTTAAAACCAATAACTATAGTGGGCCAAGTTTTCATTCAGAATAAGCCCAAGTGGCTCAGAACAGCAACAGAACATTTCATGATCCCAAAACTTCTCAGTCAATCGATTTTAATCAAAGATTAATGTTTAAATTGaccaaaattgaattaattcgGGTTTATAAACAGAGTACGAGGAAAGTTATGTTTCTAGATATTAACAAAATCAGTTTTATGGAATCTTCTGCttttcatcaaaacagcccaaAATATGCAGGTAAGATAGttccaaaattttatgaacAGATGTCTGGCTGAGAAACtgagaaagaaataaatggggtactcttttttttaacttacATAGGGTGTAGTCCTTCGATGACAAGGATCTTAGGAGGCTTGATGAGCTCAGGAGGATCTAAGAGACCAGTAACATGGTTGTAGATAGGCTTGTCGACAGCAACACCGCTCTTGATAGCCTTAACTTGCTCATACATGAGGTCAAAGTCGTTAGCTCTTGGGTCAAGTGCTGTCACCCCCTTCTCTTTCCTTCCAGTTCTGTCGAGTGAATGGTAATCATCTAAGCATATCACAGTGGTCATATCGCTAATGAGCGTGTTTGAATCAGGATTGCCTCCCTTCGGTGGCTCGGCTGCACCACCAAACACACTTGTTAGCCTCCTCATGAAGGTACTCTTCCCACATCCTGAGTCTGCGGCCAAACCAATCACAACAGTTTGTGAATCACCGGCCGAGCATGTTATCACGCATGGGCCGCTGCTGCTGCCGCTGCCACCTCTCTTGCTGCTTCTCCTATAGAAAACTACTTGCTTTTGGTGAAAACCTAAATGGGTTTTCGCTGGTGTGGAGATTGAACACGTTGAATTGAGGGACTGGGTGGTGTATGCTGAGCAAACTGCCATTGCTTCAGCTCTTTTAGGCTCACCTTGTTTATCTTTCAGCTCGGGAAAGGGAATTTAGAGAACTTTTTAGACAGGGAGAGAATGTTAAAATGGTGCTTACATGGGCAATAAAAAGACCACTTAAAAATGAGTTTGTCCTCTTTGTCTCCTTTAGATTTCCAAGGAAAAATATGGAACACAAATAAGAAGAAAAGGTTGAAGAAAACAGATGGCAGTGACTGCTGAGTGCTTTAGTGATGGAAAAGCTGAGGTGTCTTTTGTTTGTGATTTCCATTGACTGCCCCTAGTTTTGGACAAGTTTGAAGGTGATAATAAGGCGCGAAGGAAAGGGACATGAACGGCTTTGACTCATTTGACGTGGGTAGACAGTCATTTCACAAATTTCATTTTCCTTGGCAAAAGTAAAACTGTTGTAGATATTTTTAGCTACGAAAAAAGATTGTTGATGAGATGAGATGAGGGGCATGGGGGAAGCTTGGTGGTTATTGGTTTCAGTTCGGATAATGTGATGCCACGTGGCATGAAAAGGGTGGCTGGTAAAAGACGAGGGGTTTGGGGTGTAGAGTGGTGGAGGTTACATGGTGACTGTGCACCATGCAATGCATTAGCCATTCCCAAATTCATTCTTTGGACGGTTCCTGTGTGAGGTGTGGGACACCTACTGTATTATATTTCTCAAAGTATAAGTGTTAACAAAGCCTACGGTTTGCAAATGCTTGTTTTGTGGTaccatggttttttttttttttaaattccagCTGCATATGAATATTCTATGCAAAAATAGCAACTTTGTCGGCCTTCATACCAAAATCACTAGAAATGAATGGAGATCTCTTTcgttgatgattttttttttaataatgtgaCTACTATGACTTCATGAAAAGATGaatctttataaataaattaaatctaatttaaatatttatattattaatcctaacatttagattaaaaaaaatttaggaaaatgtaatttggattttgattctCTTGCTgttttctaattcaattcaaattttcaaggTTTCATGTCATTTTTATTAGGGTTGTGTGATTCGGATCCCGTCacttgttaaaaaaacaaaatagagaagTAAAATAAGGAGATTTGTAGGGACGAAGTTGAATCTATATAGAATTACAATTCTTCTAAATATTGATTAGGGTTTAGAaattaggatttagggtttttcacGATAAAAaatttttcacgtaaaatttatgtgttatttttttcttattgttttacGATCATTCTACTACCATTATCGATATTTATTATAACATTCTCCATTAGTTTTTAacctattttcatttgattcgaCTTCTCTCATCCATCTGGTTCATTTGCTTCAAAATTATGCTTGATTTCACCCTAATAAGGAGGTCAGGAGCTCCTAAGCACAAAATCATACAATATGGTTTCTGAGTTGGATTTTACTCTAATTTCAAAGATCAAGAGGGTTGAGCTTGTTGATAACTTACATTCCAAAGAAAATGCGACTTTCATCTGGTACGAATTGGAGATCGCTCTTCATTTCCTATTCTATAACAACACTGAGACTTTCTAATTCTAGGGCACTCAATGAAGGCTTTATTAGTTTACTTAGAAGAGCCAAGGGAGTGAAACAAGAGGGTTCATTGTACCCTTATCTCTTTGCGATTTGCCTTAATGTAGTTTCAGTATGTTGTAGCCAACCATGATGTTTtctaatttcatgttttatgcTTTGTTGATGATCTCTTAATCTTCACCAAAGGAACATTGCACTTGGTTGCAACAATTAAGACTGTAACAGGGCCTAAATACAAAACTGCTACTACTTGGTAACAAGTTAGAAATAGATAAGAGAAGGTCCCCTAACTTAAATTGATATGGACTAACTCCCATCTCGTTATGAATTTTGGAACcttttaatttccatatttttatttgattaataaatttcGATCCCTTAAATAgcaacattttttaaattacttttaaatgAACTTAGATTGTTCATAATTCGTTATGAATTTTGGAACCTTTAAATTGATATGGACTAACTCCCATCTCGTTATGAATTTTGGAACcttttaatttccatatttttatttgattaataaatttcGATCCCTTAAATAgcaacattttttaaattacttttaaatgAACTTAGATTGTTCAtaattcattatatattttatgtttaattcaaattacATTTGATCTAATGGAGCTCACcctacaatatttaaaaaaaattgtttaatttaactCGGGAAAACTATGgacaaaataagtttatttaggAAGCTTGTGTCAGACAAAATAGGGTTGTACTGATAACATGCCCTCTCTCCATGTAACTATAAGTTCATGGTTAATCAAAAGTTTTCATAACAGGGATAGCATAAAGCGGTACAGCTTTCTTCAAAGTCATACCAAAATGCTCTTGCATGTCCAAGTCTTCTGGATTGGTCCCCTGAGGAAGTTTCCAATCAAATGAAAGGATCATGGAAGCCAACATCAAATGCACCATCCGAGTAGCAAGAGGCAACCCAAGACACAATCTTCTCCCTGCTCCAAACGGTATAAACTCAAAGCTTCCACCTTTATAATCTATTTTCGACCCAATGAACCTTTCTGGGGCAAATGTAAGGGCCTGATTCCAATACTTTGGGTCTCGGTTCATAGCCCATATATTCACCAAAGCATGAGCGCCCTTCGGTATGGTGTAACTGCAGATTTCTACATCATTCCTTGCTTTATATGGTAAGAGGAGAGGGGCTGCTGGGTGGAGCCGCAGGGTTTCTTTTACAACAGCTTGGAGATATGGGAGTTCATCTATGTCTGATTCTTTCACAGTTCTTTCCGAGCCAATAACTTCAAGGAGTTCCTTCTTTGCCTTTTGCATAACTTGGGGATTTCGAAGAAGCTCTGCCATTGCCCACTCTGTAGTTGTTGCAGATGTCTCACTTCCAGCAATGAACAAGTTCTGTCCAAAGGCTTGATTGTTAAAAGTAAAGCAAATGATGCTAAGTGATTCCattgaaacaaattttttaCCTGGATCAAAGGCTTGATTGCTTCACGATTGAGAATTGATCTGTTTTCTTCCCATTGATCAAGAAGCACGTCCAAGAAATCACCATTCCTGGTGGTTGAATCTAATGCTCTGGCCTTCATTCGTTTATCAATCATGTCGTCAAATATCTGATGCATGCCGTCATAATGCTGCCTTGCACGCTTTCTTACTCCCTGCAAATCAAACCTCTTCAGCACCGGAAAATAGTCTGATAAATTTGGTTTCCCTGCGCTCTCCACTGTCTTCCACACCAGATCCTTTAACTCTTGAGCTCTACTAAATTCCGGGTCAACAATATCAATTGAAAACATGGTACTGAAAATCAAGTTCAAAGTAGTAGCGAAAACAACTTGACCTATATTAACTTGGGTATTTGAAATTTCACAATGTTTTTTGATATGTTGAATAAGTTGCTCAACTTTTTTGTAGCGTAGGTATTGTAAAGAGTTGAGTTTTTGTCCACTGAACAACTGGGTGCTGCATATTCCACGGAGTTTCCGCCACCTATTGTCATCACTAGGGCCCCATACCAAGGAGGTTTCGAGGTTGGGCATAGAAGCAATAGCATCGGGAATCGGGCGGTCGGAGAAGGATTGAGCATGAGTTTGGAGGACTTGTTTCGCCATTTCAGGGGAGGATAGTACGATAGTTGTGATGGAGCCTAGGCGGAGAGTCATGATGGGGCCATGGACTTTGGCAAGCTCCGCGAGGGACTGGTTTGGATGAGAGCCTAGGGAATGGATGGAGCCGAGTATCGGTAGGCCAATGGGGCCTGGAGGAAGGTTTAAAGTCTTGGAGCGGTGGAATAAGGGCTTCAAAAGTAGGAAGAAGATGGAGATGCAAAACAAGATGATGTAAAGTTCCATCTCGGTTAAGATTGCGACCAGGGGATGTGTATGAGAAGTGAATGCGAATATAAACTGATTTATTTAGAATCTATCCAGAAACCCTGCATTATGACTGTTTTTCCAACttatgcaaataaaaatataaattaaccattcaagaGCTAGAGTAGTAGCTAAGCATGCTCAACAAATAAAATGCAGGCCAACCATTCAAGAGCGTAGTAGGTAGACATGCTTCCTCCCACTAGTACTAGTAGAACAAAAGACAAATAGTGGaagatttaatatatatgttcccaacaaagaaaaacaacaaataatttaacctaTTTTGTGTACTATATAGCTAAATAGGAATAGCACAGAGCGGTATAGCTTTCTTGAGAGTCATGCCAAACTGTTCTTGCATGTCCAAGTCTTGTGGATGGATTCCATGAGGCAATTTCCAATCAAAGGAATGAATCATAGAAGCTAATATCAGATGCACCATACGAACTGCAAGAGGCAAACCCGGGCATATCCTTCGACCAGCTCCAAATGGTATATACTCAAAATCACGACCTCTGAAATCTAAGCTGGAATCAAGAAATCTCTCAGGGCAAAACGAAAAAGGGTGGTTCCAGTATTTGGGGTCTCGGGCAATAGCCCAAGCATTCACCAGAAGCTGAGTGTTGTGGGGTATGGTGTAGCCACATATTTCGACATCATTTTTGGCTTTGTAAGGTAGGAGAAGAGGAACGGCAGGATGAAGGCGCATTGTCTCTTTGACCACAGCTTCAAGATATGGGAGTTTATCGAGGTCTGATTCTTGAACAGTTCTTTTAGTTCCAATGACTTCCATTAGTTCCCTTCTTGTTTTTTGTAGCACTCCAGGTTTTCTAAGGAGTTCTGCCATCGCCCATTCTGTTGTTATTGCAGATGTATCACTTCCAGCAATGAATAAGTcctgtttaatatttaattttaaaattaaatttgtgaacTGAGAAAACGTAAAATTGAATGACATCTGAACacttaacatatatacatatacaatataacaatataaccaataaataatgaaatatattgtttaaaactaattaataataatatataaaatttgtatgatattaaaataaaaatatcgaatattaataattttaacattaaaataaattaatttaacaatatatataaaataaatatcatgtaagaaattaataataatattattatttaaattatattaatattcatgatgaattttatattactttactattaaatatcattaatataaatgattttaaattagtaagatttttaaaaatattttataattacattacattttcaatttattaatgatttttgaataaattcactaattttttaacaaaactaatattataaaaaatattataaatataggGAGGGCATTTTCAAGCGCTGACCtttctaaaatgataaatttagattttaatttctctaaaataataaaaatattttaattattttaaaattataaatatataaattaataaaaatatacaatttaattttctcaattttcctgGACACTTCATCTCAGAGTAAGGTGTGTCGCTGAAATCCTAAGAAAGAGTAAGGCTTTCGCTAACtctttaatataaaaacaagCTATCTGCCTAGTATAGAATCTCAGATTTGGACAGTTGTCCTACTTAAATCCCAAAAATGGACATCTTGGAACAATAATGGTTCAAATTCTTACTGAATTAGTTGAGTTGGTTGGacttttcttttaatgatgggttgaattaatatttaaattgagttaaaagatatttataaacAACAGAAAGTAACCCTTActtgcttattttatttttaatataattaaagtatttttatgtttaatttattatataaaattttaaaatttttactaaaaatgcaATGAGTTTTACTTTCACATttgctaatttattttattataggttAGGAGTTGCTGGTAATTCATcaacaaatatcaataattcAGTAGTAGGCTACCAGATccactttttatatttaaaatgtcaactaaaattttatcttattatatcttataataataatttaaacgaGAGGAAGTAACAATGTCGACATCTTTCATACCCCAGTTTCTAAAAGCATTTTTCTTGTGTCTGAaggaatgaaattattttcttattatttatgaaaatgaaataagcGAAAATCTTACCAGGATCAAAGGCTTGATATTTTGGCGAGTGAAGTCAGACCCATCCTGTTGGCACTGATCAAGCAGAACATCCAACAAATCACCATTTCTGGACACGGAATCTGAAGCTCTAACCTCCATTCTTTCATCTATCATCTCATCAAATATCTCATGCAACCTCGTGTAAGACGGCCTTATATGCTTTCTTATCCCTTGCAAATCAAACCTTTTTAAGATAGGGAAATAATCTGACAAGTTGGGTTTGGCTGAATCCTCCATTATCCTCCACACCAAATCTTTGAACTCTTGCGCTGTACTGAATTCAGGGTCCACTATATCCGAGGAAAAGATTGTAGTGGATATCAAGTTCAATGTGGTTGCAAAAGCAACTTCCCCTATCTTGACTTGGGACCCTGAAGCGCGTTGTTTATTGATGTGCTGGATAAGTTGCTGGGCTTTTTGGTGGCGAAGGTGTTGAAGTGAGTTGAGTCTTTGCACGGTGAACAACTGGGTGCTGCATAGTCTCCGGCGGTTGCGCCACCTACCATCGCCCAGCGCCCATGCGAGGGTCGACTCGGGGTTAGGCTGGGAGGCGACGCAATCAGGGACAGTGCGGTCAGAGAAGGAGTGCTCGTGTGTTTGGAAGACTTGTTTAGCGAATTCAGCGGATGAGACGATGACGGTGGTAATATAGCCTAAGCGGAGAGTCATGAGAGGGCCATAAGTTTTGGCTAGCTCGTAGAGGGATTGGTTAGGGTGAGAACCTAGGCGATGGAGGGAGCCAAATATAGGAAAGTTGATAGGGCCCGGCGGGAGGCTGTGGGCGGAGGAGCGACGACGAAAGAGGAGGAAAAAGGAGATGCAAAACAATAAGAAGATGTAGAGTTCCATTTATGTTCATTGATTACTCGGCTGCTGGAACTGTGTATGGCCAAGGCATTTTAAGTAGCGATGTTGTTAAAAGAGACtttgattttatatgaaattatatataaattttgattttatataattttataatgggGTGATGTTTGAAGGATAAACTATTAAACAATTAGGTCGCTTAAGAAAACTATTAAACAAGTAATAATTCGGAAAGGTAGCCCAACACCTGGATTTTATTGTACTACATTTTCTCACCACATCGACCTCACCCTATATTCGTAAATACAATTTAAGCTTAAGCTCTCATCTCAAGGTTGACATTAGAACTTTTATTAGATCAGGTCGGATCTCGAACGCTCATTCGAAAAGTGAgagtttaaacaaaattatatgtataaaaaaatgagtttggacaaaaaagtaaggcccgtttagaaaacgggtcgggTCTCAAGTAAGATTTTTTGCCTAAACTCGGCTCgaatatacaaaaaaagaaaaaaagtttttttactgttttattgttgttttcattattttgctattatttcactattacgttgctactattttattattattgtttagatattgtataacttttgtcttattattaattttgttactattttagagacagttgtttgttaagttgtatctattttaatgttatttaagtatacatatttttaaaaaatatatatttaatttgttatgaaacatatattttaatgttttttatatttttgatgtattatatatttttaaatttatataaaaataatataaaaattaatacggaCGAACCAGGTTAAACTcgggttttagcatttttatccaaaccggacttgggcaaaattttaatcCCATTTTTTAGGTAGGGACTGGGCTTAGCAAacaggcctaaaattttaattggacTCAACTCAACCTATGAACACCTCTAGTTCATACCATATAAGCTTTAGGCTCAAGTTGTCAAGTATCAAGATCATAATCAAGCTTGAGACTTAACTGTGAAGATGAAATCTTGCTACCTAAAACTCTCATAGCTAGCTAACAGTTTCAGGCTGGCTTAACTTTGAAGTtgacccctaacccatatccgtcgtcgGAACAGGGTTTAagagcattaccgaaatttACAGATCATATTAAgatatttcatgttattttacaatcatattaaaaattaattataatttaaccatatGTCCCTTCTATTgaccctcgaggcccaaatcATACATTAGAAACGAGTCAGGACTGAACCgggaactcagagaatttttcacaaaatttcaaaatttttcctaggttcaggggtcacacgcccgtgtggacagGCTGTGTGAGCCACGCGGCCAAGTGacatgcccatgtcttaggccgtgtggcaTATGAGGTAGGGCACATGCCTATGTAACCCTTTGACTTGTAACTTAATTAAATGcaggggttacacggccaagtcacacgcccgtgtgatcAATTTCAAGTActctgttttaaaattttaagatgtagAGGACACATGGCTAgaacacatgcccatgtgctaggctgtgtgtcacacacgcctgtgtctctgctcgtgtgggcaaaataaggccatttccaagccttatttctcaaCCATTTGATCATTCACCTACAcaaacattttaacacatcCAAAGGTCAatctaaaacatttaaaaacatgcaataCTCAAGTCTCATACTTACCATATCACTTCATGATCCATGTTTGTGAATTTATCTATTTGACCACATTTACTTAATATCATACTAATATTCATAAACCAAATTAAGCACTTATACCCAACATGAAATTAACTCAtatgttaaaatgtcaaaacaCATTCATTACAAGTCATTCCAATAGCTATTTACAACTAAAATATTTGTATGCCAACTGTGGCTAACCAAACCTATAGATGCCATTATATCCAAAAATAATGTCATAAATATGCCGAAGTGAGCCGATGGGTAGTGTGAGTGatctccgccaagcttccaacccaacgagcttccgagtactataaaacagtgaaaatgaaacagagtaagcacttagtgcttagtaagttcgtataacgggaagtaaacttaccattcatttgtACACTAAGTAAACATACTCATGCATTCCAAACAACTTGGCCATAGCCTAAGCACATAATCTCATCAAATATGTTAGTTAATcatttcatgtaaatatcaataccaaagatgagctcatcaaataCCAAGTTCCATACATTTCATGTATTTTTCAGATAttgatttcattttgattttcactTGTCTTCATGTCAGAATTTCACctgttgaatcatttgaaatctcgaTGGATACGAGGGTAGTACACATAAAGTGTACAAATCAGAAAACCGTCAATTCATGTCCGGGAGTACTCATAGAGCACTTAAACAGAAAGCTCTCTCTCAAGCACTATAACGGGAAACTCATTGAGCCATGTAACTGGAAGCTTATCCAGGCTTaataacaggaagctcacaaagagcctatatcgggtagctccgaagagcacTTAACAGAAAGCTCCAAAGAGCACTTTAACAGAGAGCAccggatagccatataacgggaagttcaagcgagcacTAATGGGAAGCTCCGAAGAGCACTTTAACAGG harbors:
- the LOC105764966 gene encoding geraniol 8-hydroxylase-like, whose amino-acid sequence is MELYIILFCISIFFLLLKPLFHRSKTLNLPPGPIGLPILGSIHSLGSHPNQSLAELAKVHGPIMTLRLGSITTIVLSSPEMAKQVLQTHAQSFSDRPIPDAIASMPNLETSLVWGPSDDNRWRKLRGICSTQLFSGQKLNSLQYLRYKKVEQLIQHIKKHCEISNTQVNIGQVVFATTLNLIFSTMFSIDIVDPEFSRAQELKDLVWKTVESAGKPNLSDYFPVLKRFDLQGVRKRARQHYDGMHQIFDDMIDKRMKARALDSTTRNGDFLDVLLDQWEENRSILNREAIKPLIQNLFIAGSETSATTTEWAMAELLRNPQVMQKAKKELLEVIGSERTVKESDIDELPYLQAVVKETLRLHPAAPLLLPYKARNDVEICSYTIPKGAHALVNIWAMNRDPKYWNQALTFAPERFIGSKIDYKGGSFEFIPFGAGRRLCLGLPLATRMVHLMLASMILSFDWKLPQGTNPEDLDMQEHFGMTLKKAVPLYAIPVMKTFD
- the LOC105764964 gene encoding phosphoribulokinase, chloroplastic, whose amino-acid sequence is MAVCSAYTTQSLNSTCSISTPAKTHLGFHQKQVVFYRRSSKRGGSGSSSGPCVITCSAGDSQTVVIGLAADSGCGKSTFMRRLTSVFGGAAEPPKGGNPDSNTLISDMTTVICLDDYHSLDRTGRKEKGVTALDPRANDFDLMYEQVKAIKSGVAVDKPIYNHVTGLLDPPELIKPPKILVIEGLHPMFDERVRDLLDFSIYLDISNEVKFAWKIQRDMAERGHSLESIKASIEARKPDFDAYIDPQKKYADAVIEVLPTQLIPDDNEGKVLRVRLIMKEGVKHFSPVYLFDEGSTISWIPCGRKLTCSYPGIKFHYGPDTYFSNEVSILEMDGQFDRLDELIYVESHLSNISTKFYGEVTQQMLKHADFPGSNNGTGLFQTIVGLKIRDLYEQITSSKTAAPLEATKA
- the LOC128035422 gene encoding geraniol 8-hydroxylase-like, which produces MELYIFLLFCISFFLLFRRRSSAHSLPPGPINFPIFGSLHRLGSHPNQSLYELAKTYGPLMTLRLGYITTVIVSSAEFAKQVFQTHEHSFSDRTVPDCVASQPNPESTLAWALGDGRWRNRRRLCSTQLFTVQRLNSLQHLRHQKAQQLIQHINKQRASGSQVKIGEVAFATTLNLISTTIFSSDIVDPEFSTAQEFKDLVWRIMEDSAKPNLSDYFPILKRFDLQGIRKHIRPSYTRLHEIFDEMIDERMEVRASDSVSRNGDLLDVLLDQCQQDGSDFTRQNIKPLILDLFIAGSDTSAITTEWAMAELLRKPGVLQKTRRELMEVIGTKRTVQESDLDKLPYLEAVVKETMRLHPAVPLLLPYKAKNDVEICGYTIPHNTQLLVNAWAIARDPKYWNHPFSFCPERFLDSSLDFRGRDFEYIPFGAGRRICPGLPLAVRMVHLILASMIHSFDWKLPHGIHPQDLDMQEQFGMTLKKAIPLCAIPI